In Corylus avellana chromosome ca2, CavTom2PMs-1.0, the following proteins share a genomic window:
- the LOC132169903 gene encoding uncharacterized protein LOC132169903 has protein sequence MMKLPSSLLLLHVRQRVHRSSPARAQQRSRVHTGDFGAKRERLLGKSPTRRSDQSPGRINSGSSRLVHGREPIASRGFRPTEPPPNRRNPSGEASSRRSRSPATRVDNGPSRSVMGRSPSARRTNRSPSRVKSAPTETNARKMEQTKNDSCTEGKWPTMSTTTTTTNESLDNPLVSLECFIFL, from the exons ATGATGAAATTACCGTCCTCTCTTTTGTTGCTCCAT GTCCGTCAGAGAGTGCACAGATCGTCCCCGGCGAGAGCGCAGCAGAGGAGCAGAGTTCACACTGGggactttggggccaagagagaGAGGCTTCTCGGGAAGTCTCCGACCCGGAGATCCGATCAGTCACCGGGTCGGATTAATTCCGGGTCGTCCCGGTTGGTTCACGGCAGAGAACCCATCGCTAGTCGTGGGTTTAGGCCCACCGAGCCACCTCCGAACCGTCGGAACCCTTCTGGTGAGGCTTCCAGTAGGCGTTCCAGGTCGCCGGCCACCCGTGTGGATAATGGGCCAAGTAGATCCGTCATGGGTCGGAGCCCGTCTGCCAGGAGAACGAACAGGTCCCCGAGTCGGGTCAAATCGGCTCCGACTGAGACTAATGCCCGGAAAATGGAGCAGACCAAGAATGATAGCTGCACGGAGGGTAAGTGGCCGACCATGTCGACGACGACGACCACCACCAATGAGTCATTGGACAACCCACTTGTGTCCTTGGAGTGTTTCATCTTTCTCTAA